The following are encoded in a window of Acropora muricata isolate sample 2 chromosome 6, ASM3666990v1, whole genome shotgun sequence genomic DNA:
- the LOC136920427 gene encoding uncharacterized protein, whose protein sequence is MHMDKSKRNPVESSQREPELNRTRIAGRNSENLETSSSAKINAIESADDSASVCGSAVRPDGVTTSMIVPVILHNKANSEVKVKTYALLDDGSDSTFGKNSTLKALGVDGPEISLRLNTMHGRTEIPAKRIESLVVQRFDEGTTVVLPRAYSRDSIPSRRDQIPTSETAKKWPHLKGIEDKIPPLQNNIDVGILIGCNCPRALKPQEVILGEDDDPYAVRTILGWGIIGPSSPQKDISDIDGEDVSCHRLVTSEVGSTSLKQKFVVDAQTKEVINPVEVRKMFEVDFSERDLEERALSLEDRKFLEIVQQGIHHREDGHYEMPLPIRDKTLALPNNHTLAKNRLKPLRRRFQTDGSYHRHYVEFMNKIIQNGYAERVSENKVTNQSGNSVWYIPHHGVYHPKKPNKIRVVFDCSAQFEGESLNKHLLQGPDLTNNLTGILCRFRREPVAFMCDIESMFFQVKVPEEHRDLLRFLWWDDGDISREPQEYCMTVHLFGAASSPACANFALKASADDNEERLGSAPAEFLRRDFYVDDGLKSVSTVEEAVDLVKSIKEMCQRGGFNLHKFTSNSKEVIQQIPVQDRAEEIKSIDFEHDTLPTERALGVQWCIESDSFKFTISLKDRPCSRRGILSTVSSIFDPLGFVAPVLLEGKSILQELCRCNVGWDDPVPEGIQARWQKWKSELHELQTLSIPRCYKPADFGPVVKEELHHFSDASFKGYSQCSYLRMTDTAGKIHCSFVTGKARVTPLKKITVPRLELTAAVVSVRVSEQLRRELEVAVVKEVFWTDSKVVLGYIANEVRRFHVFVANRVQKIQEKSSVEHWRYIHTKRNPADDGSRGLCASQISGSKWITGPDFLWSNEDEWEVPSKDIRGLESDDPEVKRIVCLISEVTPVWPSLVERLSYFSDWLHAKKAVALCRRYVEILRSKISRKSQLRPCNAKGGQTGVTPVRVQEMKDSEIVILTAVQKESSFDLSYSGPLRKLNPMMDSDGVIRVGGRLSLSTLPDGTKYPAVLPRYGHITDLVIRYYHTSMQHQGRGITMNELRAHGYWIIGASAAVSRVISKCVTCRKLRGVAQEQRMAELPEDRTNPAPPFTNCAVDFFGPFIIKQGRKELKRYGALFTCMASRAVHIEVAQTLETDSFISALRRFICRRGPIRQLRSDQGTNFVGAQRELKAPLQEMDNERIGRELQRYDCDWFHFKMNVPSASHMGGTWERQIRTVRNVLATLLHKNGLQLDDESLYTLMCEAEAIVNSRPLTIDSLSDPQSLTPLTPNHLLTMKTKVVSPPPGAFQSVDKYCRKRWRRVQHLANQFWVRWKKEYLLNLQQRQKWLKPRRNLCVGDIVLIKGDEDLPRNRWQLARVVTAYKGADGYVRTTKVAVADSNLDDKGRRTKPARFLERPVHKLVLLQESDLRFIPVEEPVSQVVSSHNS, encoded by the coding sequence ATGCACATGGACAAATCGAAGCGTAATCCAGTTGAGAGTTCGCAACGTGAACCAGAATTAAACAGAACAAGAATAGCTGGAAGAAACTCAGAGAACCTTGAAACTAGCTCTTCGGCCAAGATCAATGCTATCGAATCGGCGGACGATAGCGCAAGTGTGTGTGGTTCGGCAGTTCGACCTGACGGGGTAACGACATCGATGATAGTGCCAGTGATCCTGCATAATAAGGCCAATTCAGAGGTAAAGGTCAAAACCTATGCCCTGTTAGACGACGGAAGCGACTCCACATTTGGCAAGAATTCCACTCTGAAAGCCCTGGGCGTGGATGGTCCCGAGATATCCCTCAGGTTAAATACGATGCATGGAAGAACTGAAATCCCAGCGAAGAGAATCGAGAGTTTAGTGGTTCAAAGATTTGACGAGGGCACGACTGTTGTCCTTCCGAGAGCATACTCACGCGACTCTATACCTTCGAGAAGGGATCAGATTCCCACATCTGAAACGGCTAAGAAATGGCCCCACCTGAAGGGCATCGAAGACAAGATACCTCCCTTGCAGAATAACATAGAcgtaggaattctgattggatGCAACTGTCCAAGAGCCCTTAAACCGCAAGAAGTTATCCTGGGAGAAGACGACGACCCCTATGCGGTGAGAACGATTCTTGGCTGGGGAATCATTGGTCCGTCAAGTCCACAGAAAGACATCTCAGATATAGACGGGGAAGATGTTAGCTGCCACAGACTTGTCACCAGTGAAGTTGGAAGCACCAGCTTGAAACAGAAATTCGTGGTAGACGCGCAAACAAAGGAAGTCATCAATCCAGTCGAAGTGAGAAAGATGTTTGAAGTTGATTTCTCTGAGAGAGACTTAGAAGAGCGCGCCCTTTCACTGGAAGACCGCAAGTTCCTGGAAATTGTTCAACAAGGCATTCACCATAGAGAGGATGGTCATTATGAAATGCCCTTGCCGATCAGAGACAAGACCTTGGCGTTACCAAACAACCACACACTGGCCAAGAATCGTCTAAAGCCTCTGAGAAGACGATTTCAAACTGACGGAAGTTATCATCGACACTACGTAGAGTTCATGAACAAGATCATACAGAATGGTTATGCAGAAAGAGTATCAGAGAATAAAGTAACCAATCAGAGCGGCAACTCGGTCTGGTACATACCACATCATGGGGTGTATCACCCGAAGAAACCTAACAAGATTAGGGTAGTATTTGATTGCTCCGCACAGTTCGAGGGAGAGTCACTAAATAAACACCTTCTGCAAGGACCAGACCTCACGAATAACCTTACTGGCATCCTATGTCGTTTTCGTCGCGAACCAGTCGCTTTCATGTGTGACATAGAGTCGATGTTTTTCCAAGTAAAGGTGCCGGAAGAGCACCGGGATCTGCTTCGATTCCTGTGGTGGGATGACGGCGATATATCTAGAGAACCACAGGAATACTGCATGACTGTGCATTTGTTTGGAGCTGCATCATCACCTGCCTGCGCTAATTTCGCTCTGAAAGCTTCTGCTGATGACAATGAAGAAAGATTGGGCTCTGCACCTGCTGAATTTTTACGCCGCGATTTCTACGTCGATGACGGTTTGAAGTCAGTATCAACAGTAGAGGAAGCGGTAGACCTTGTGAAGAGCATTAAAGAAATGTGCCAGCGTGGTGGGTTCAACCTGCACAAATTCACGTCGAACAGTAAGGAAGTAATTCAGCAGATCCCAGTGCAAGACAGAGCTGAGGAAATCAAGAGCATAGATTTTGAACACGACACCCTGCCAACAGAGCGCGCTCTCGGTGTTCAGTGGTGCATAGAGTCAGACAGCTTCAAATTCACCATATCCTTGAAAGACCGTCCATGCTCGAGGCGCGGAATCCTCTCCACAGTGAGCTCGATATTTGACCCCCTCGGGTTTGTGGCGCCCGTCCTATTAGAAGGCAAGTCAATCTTGCAAGAACTCTGTCGTTGTAACGTGGGCTGGGACGATCCAGTACCAGAAGGAATTCAAGCAAGGTGGCAAAAATGGAAATCAGAATTGCATGAACTGCAAACTCTTTCAATCCCTCGCTGCTACAAGCCAGCGGACTTCGGACCAGTGGTAAAGGAGGAGCTTCACCACTTTTCTGACGCAAGCTTCAAAGGTTACAGCCAGTGCAGTTACCTCAGGATGACAGATACCGCTGGGAAGATCCATTGTTCCTTCGTAACCGGTAAAGCAAGAGTGACCCCCTTAAAGAAGATAACAGTGCCTAGACTGGAGCTTACAGCAGCCGTTGTTTCCGTAAGAGTAAGCGAGCAGCTAAGAAGAGAATTAGAGGTAGCAGTCGTAAAGGAAGTTTTCTGGACAGATAGCAAGGTCGTCCTCGGGTACATTGCGAACGAAGTCAGACGCTTCCATGTTTTTGTTGCCAACCGTGTACAAAAGATCCAGGAAAAGTCGTCTGTAGAGCACTGGAGGTACATCCACACTAAGCGCAACCCCGCAGACGATGGCTCTAGAGGACTATGCGCAAGTCAAATCAGTGGGTCCAAATGGATCACTGGACCAGACTTCCTTTGGAGCAACGAAGACGAGTGGGAAGTACCTTCGAAGGATATCCGAGGTCTCGAAAGTGACGACCCCGAAGTTAAAAGGATTGTATGTCTGATCAGTGAAGTAACCCCAGTATGGCCAAGTTTAGTTGAACGACTCTCATATTTTTCGGATTGGCTACACGCGAAGAAAGCCGTTGCTCTCTGTCGAAGATATGTGGAAATTCTACGATCAAAGATTAGTAGGAAATCCCAACTCCGACCCTGCAACGCTAAAGGTGGACAAACCGGCGTGACACCGGTCAGAGTTCAGGAGATGAAAGATTCAGAGATAGTCATTCTCACGGCTGTGCAGAAAGAAAGTTCATTTGATTTATCGTACTCTGGACCCCTACGCAAACTCAACCCAATGATGGACTCGGATGGCGTTATCAGAGTAGGAGGTCGACTCAGCCTTTCCACCTTACCCGACGGCACCAAATACCCAGCTGTTTTACCGAGATATGGCCACATCACAGATTTGGTCATCCGTTACTACCATACCTCAATGCAGCACCAAGGCCGTGGAATCACTATGAATGAATTGCGAGCACACGGATACTGGATCATCGGAGCCTCCGCTGCTGTTTCGCGTGTGATTTCTAAGTGCGTTACATGTCGGAAGTTGCGAGGTGTTGCACAAGAGCAGCGTATGGCAGAATTACCGGAAGACCGTACCAATCCCGCACCCCCCTTCACCAACTGTGCTGTCGATTTCTTCGGCCCGTTCATAATCAAGCAAGGCCGTAAAGAACTTAAGCGCTATGGAGCGCTTTTTACGTGCATGGCGTCGCGTGCAGTTCACATTGAAGTAGCCCAAACATTGGAGACAGACTCCTTCATAAGTGCACTTCGCAGATTTATTTGTAGGAGAGGTCCCATACGTCAGCTGCGAAGTGACCAGGGAACTAACTTCGTAGGAGCACAGAGAGAACTAAAGGCTCCATTACAAGAAATGGACAATGAAAGGATAGGACGGGAACTGCAACGATATGATTGTGATTGGTTTCACTTCAAAATGAACGTGCCCTCTGCAAGTCACATGGGAGGAACATGGGAGCGGCAAATTCGCACCGTGCGTAACGTGCTGGCTACGCTTCTCCACAAGAATGGATTGCAGCTGGATGACGAATCTCTGTATACTTTGATGTGTGAAGCAGAGGCAATTGTGAACAGCCGCCCCTTGACCATCGATTCGTTAAGCGACCCGCAGTCACTAACTCCCTTGACACCCAACCATCTTCTTacgatgaaaacgaaagttgTGTCACCTCCTCCTGGCGCCTTCCAGTCCGTGGATAAGTACTGTAGGAAGAGATGGAGGCGTGTACAGCACCTAGCTAACCAGTTCTGGGTTCGTTGGAAAAAGGAGTACCTTTTGAATCTTCAGCAGCGTCAGAAATGGTTGAAGCCACGACGTAATCTGTGCGTTGGCGACATTGTCCTCATCAAGGGTGACGAGGATCTTCCCCGAAACCGCTGGCAGTTAGCCCGCGTGGTCACAGCATACAAAGGTGCTGATGGTTATGTGCGCACAACCAAAGTCGCGGTTGCAGATAGCAACCTAGACGACAAGGGCAGAAGGACCAAACCCGCAAGGTTCTTGGAACGTCCTGTACACAAGCTGGTACTACTGCAGGAGTCAGACCTGAGGTTCATCCCTGTCGAGGAGCCAGTATCACAAGTAGTATCTAGTCATAATTCATAA